A single window of Pogona vitticeps strain Pit_001003342236 chromosome 11, PviZW2.1, whole genome shotgun sequence DNA harbors:
- the AMOT gene encoding angiomotin, producing MRTSEEPSATTVLQRLLQEQLRYGNPTDSRNLLALHQQAAGNGPPFASSGSPGGPSDGLSAQDHPGGTHVARQEPQGQEIPMDNGIMEKQLSPRLPNSEDLPTYEEAKVQSQYFRGQPHASVGAAFYVTGVSNPKMRTEGRPTVQRVSPGKVHQDEGLKDLKQGHVRSLSERLMQLSLATSGVKAHAPVTSAPLSPLSSSSQQTGDFYKSTGPPPPQLAMKGMEHRGPPPEYPYKNLSGPSMGCKPQDAGHFYGDHRLGQPGRPEGPMVRYQHPPEYGSFRQNPDLPLQLQPRLPHHHSPTSSLTSLGSLTLLQSLPPSRLSPSQHQPPLTPSQGDPFSLPRTQPLFLSNPIHQGELYRLCQPVIGQPQQQQQQPPPPAQHHQPGDSYSALPRPQPAPSPYQTVPIDPFLIVQRAQQMVEILSDENRSLRQELDGCYEKVARLQKLETEIQQVSEAYKNLEKSSSKRESLEKAMRNKLEGEIRRLHDFNRDLRERMDTANKQLAEKEFEGSEDNRKTISQLFAQNKETQREKEKLEVELAGVRSANEEQRRHIDIRDQALNNAQAKVVKLEEELKKKQVYVEKVEKMQQALVQLQAACEKREQLEHRLRTRLERELESLRMQQRQGTSQQASVSELNAAALMEALREKEERILALEADMTKWEQKYLEESVMRQFALDAAATVAAQRDTTVISHSPNASYDTSLEARIQKEEEEILMANRRCLDMEGRIKTLHAQIIEKDAMIKVLQQRSRKEASKTDQLSSMRPAKSLMSISNASSGLLSHSSTLSSTPILEEKKEDKTWKGSLGVLLGTECRSDSIPSTPSPVLPSTPLLSAHSKTGSRDCSTQTDRGSEHNKAPAPATASSSSTTTTTSITPPVQTRLPAMNLTYGSDKADGSVFHSSTLERKPPPQNLGQDLSHGEMVEYLI from the exons ATGAGGACCTCCGAAGAGCCCTCGGCCACGACAGTCTTACAGCGCCTGCTGCAGGAGCAGCTCCGGTATGGGAACCCCACCGACAGCCGCAACCTCCTCGCTCTGCACCAGCAAGCCGCGGGCAACGGGCCGCCTTTCGCCAGCAGCGGGAGCCCCGGAGGGCCCAGCGACGGGCTGAGTGCTCAGGACCATCCGGGCGGGACCCATGTGGCCCGCCAGGAGCCCCAGGGCCAGGAGATCCCTATGGACAACGGCATCATGGAGAAGCAGCTCTCCCCGAGGCTTCCCAACAGCGAGGACCTCCCCACCTACGAGGAGGCCAAAGTCCAGTCCCAGTACTTCAGGGGCCAGCCCCACGCCAGCGTCGGGGCCGCCTTCTACGTGACGGGGGTCTCCAACCCGAAGATGAGGACGGAAGGGCGCCCGACCGTCCAGCGCGTGAGCCCTGGCAAGGTCCACCAGGACGAAGGGCTGAAGGACCTCAAGCAAGGCCACGTCCGCTCGCTGAGCGAGAGGCTGATGCAGCTCTCCCTGGCCACCAGCGGGGTGAAGGCCCACGCGCCGGTCACCAGCGCCCCgctctcccccctctcctcctcctcccagcagACCGGCGACTTCTACAAGAGCACCGGGCCGCCCCCTCCTCAGCTGGCCATGAAAGGGATGGAGCACCGGGGACCCCCACCCGAGTACCCTTACAAAAACCTCTCCGGCCCATCCATGGGCTGCAAGCCGCAGGACGCCGGGCATTTCTACGGGGACCATCGCCTGGGCCAGCCGGGACGCCCCGAGGGGCCCATGGTGAGGTACCAGCATCCGCCGGAGTACGGCTCCTTCAG GCAGAATCCGGACCTCCCGCTGCAGCTCCAGCCgcgccttccccaccaccacagccCCACGTCCTCCCTCACCTCTCTGGGGTCCTTGACGCTGCTCCAGTCGCTGCCCCCGTCCAGGCTCTCCCCCTCCCAGCACCAGCCGCCACTGACCCCCAGCCAAGGAgaccctttctccctgccacgGACCCAGCCGCTCTTCTTGTCCAACCCGATCCACCAGGGAGAGCTTTACCGGCTCTGCCAGCCGGTGATTGGGcagcctcagcagcagcagcagcagccgccaccGCCGGCCCAACATCACCAGCCGGGGGATTCCTACTCGGCTTTGCCCAGGCCTCAGCCGGCACCGTCTCCGTACCAGACGGTGCCGATCGATCCTTTCCTCATCGTCCAGAGGGCCCAGCAGATGGTGGAAATCCTGTCGGACGAGAACCGGTCTTTACGGCAGGAGCTGGACGGGTGCTACGAGAAGGTGGCCAGGTTGCAAAAG TTGGAAACTGAAATCCAGCAAGTTTCGGAGGCCTATAAAAACCTGGAGAAGTCTTCCTCAAAGCGGgaatccctggaaaaggccaTGCGGAACAAGTTGGAAGGGGAGATCCGTAGACTTCATGACTTCAACCGTGATCTCAGAG AGCGGATGGATACGGCGAATAAGCAGCTGGCGGAGAAAGAGTTTGAAGGCTCCGAGGATAACAGGAAAACCATCTCCCAGCTGTTCGCCCAAA acAAAGAAactcagagagagaaggagaagctggaggtggAACTGGCCGGCGTTCGTTCCGCTAATGAGGAGCAGCGGCGACACATTGACATCCGCGACCAGGCTTTGAACAACGCGCAGGCCAAAGTGGTCAAGCTGGAGGAAGAG CTGAAGAAGAAACAGGTCTACGTCGAGAAGGTGGAGAAGATGCAGCAGGCGTTGGTGCAGCTGCAGGCGGCCTGCGAGAAGCGGGAACAACTGGAGCATCGTCTCCGGACCCGGCTGGAAAGAGAGCTGGAATCTCTGCGGATGCAACAG CGCCAGGGGACGTCTCAGCAGGCCAGCGTCTCCGAGCTGAACGCCGCGGCGCTGATGGAAGCCCTGcgggaaaaggaagagaggatTCTCGCTCTGGAGGCGGACATGACCAAGTGGGAGCAGAAGTATCTGGAGGAGAGCGTGATGCGGCAGTTTGCGCTGGATGCGGCCGCCACTGTGGCTGCTCAGAG GGACACCACGGTCATCAGCCATTCCCCCAACGCCAGCTACGACACTTCCCTAGAAGCTCGCatccagaaggaagaggaggagatctTGATGGCCAACAGGAGATGCCTTGATATGGAAGGACG AATCAAGACCCTCCACGCTCAGATCATAGAGAAGGATGCCATGATCAAAGTCCTCCAGCAGCGGTCCCGGAAAGAAGCCAGCAAGACGGACCAGCTGTCTTCCATGAGACCAGCCAAGTCCCTCATGTCCATCTCCAACGCCAGCTCGGGCTTGCTGTCTCACTCCTCAACACTGAGCAGCACCCCCATTctggaagagaagaaggaggatAAGACCTGGAAAGGCAGCTTAG GTGTTCTGCTGGGGACAGAATGCCGCTCTGATTCCATCCCTTCCACCCCTTCGCCGGTTCTCCCCTCCACTCCGCTGCTCTCCGCACACTCCAAGACAGGCAGCCGGGACTGCAGTACTCAAACGGACCGGGGCAGCGAGCATAACAAGGCCCCTGcgcctgccactgcctcctcctcctccaccaccaccaccaccagcatcaCCCCTCCTGTGCAAACAAGACTCCCAGCTATGAATCTGACCTACGGTTCTGACAAAGCAG ATGGCTCAGTTTTCCATTCCAGCACTCTAGAAAGGAAACCCCCACCTCAAAATCTGGGGCAGGACCTCAGCCACGGAGAGATGGTGGAATATCTCATCTGA